TGATTCTGCCCACGTATAACGTAGAGGCCTACATTTCAGAAACATTAAGCTCGCTTTTCAACCAGCCCGTCCCCCTATTTGAAGTCATCGTCCTTAACGATGGCTGCACCGACGGTACGCTTGAGGTGATCAGAGAGCATTTCGGCAATCGCCATGAGCTCAGAATCGTAAGCCAGGATAATCAAGGCGTCGGCGAGGCCCGCCATCATGGCTTATCAGTGGCAACGGGTGAGTACGTGTTCTTCTGCGATCCAGATGACGTAATCGATCCGGGCTTGTTTGCTGAGTTCGCTGCGCGATATGAAGCGGACCCCTCCCTTGAGCTGTTCTATTTCTCGAAACGCTCGTTCACCGAGGGTTCTAATGGGCGCAGCTTCAATCGCCGTAAGACAGCGGCATCTCGTGAAGGCTGGTTTGACTCCGGAGGCGCACTGCTCCAAGACCTGATCCTGTCCGAGAAATACCATGCGGCCATGTGGCAGTACGTATTTCGCAAATCTGTATGTGACCGTTTCAAGGTTCAGCTACAAGGCAGAGCACATGAGGACCATGCTTTCAGCATGTGCATTTACCTCCATAGTCAGCGAACGTATGCCACGTCGGCCGACTACTACTTCTATCGTGAACGAACCGGTTCCCTTACACAGAGCCAGAAAACCCTAAGCTACGTAATGGGAAGTTACGAAGCCTATCGCAATGCCCTCGCCGAGCTCAAAAAGCACGTCAGGACCTTGGATATGGGCTCTGCAGTTGCGCTTAAATTCATAGAGCGTAATGTCAGCGCGCTCATCAACAAATGCGTTAAACAGCAGGTGAAATTGCCGCACGGTCTGACGATGC
The nucleotide sequence above comes from Pseudomonas lutea. Encoded proteins:
- a CDS encoding glycosyltransferase family 2 protein, coding for MVPKISVILPTYNVEAYISETLSSLFNQPVPLFEVIVLNDGCTDGTLEVIREHFGNRHELRIVSQDNQGVGEARHHGLSVATGEYVFFCDPDDVIDPGLFAEFAARYEADPSLELFYFSKRSFTEGSNGRSFNRRKTAASREGWFDSGGALLQDLILSEKYHAAMWQYVFRKSVCDRFKVQLQGRAHEDHAFSMCIYLHSQRTYATSADYYFYRERTGSLTQSQKTLSYVMGSYEAYRNALAELKKHVRTLDMGSAVALKFIERNVSALINKCVKQQVKLPHGLTMQTWQDAHDCRVGLHLRLPVLLPHALYLIRRARALLKR